In Columba livia isolate bColLiv1 breed racing homer chromosome 6, bColLiv1.pat.W.v2, whole genome shotgun sequence, a single genomic region encodes these proteins:
- the LOC135579719 gene encoding uncharacterized protein LOC135579719 isoform X2 — translation MATRGLLEMLNAAMGTPHLGVVDLVALHKLLEAIIGQLGQQELSVLEPEQSPTPGLAKDQDSKAQPGQEKEEDGALGTGQHLWKPKQQLDEKDTLEGTGSNSKVSSVAKEAMPKTTEEEKRDVPKKRASLQDLWEEISKFKEAQSSLEQDVREMKEAMQEAHSGLEQDIQEVKEAHVGLAEDMHALQEAHSGLAEDIQEIQETLGLEGGGGQSAPAEPTQVAMDSQARRSSALEPKGRGTQPGMETSKGTAGSGSPGMQAGIQGQPATPVKLSGAPSIHKRSIGASATTPGMQPGSPGTQASTSLGTQPGAPDAQASTAGMQAGSPGTHTTTPGVQPGSSSSKATIPGDAQEPAKPWGSTSTSSYESEMREVLSQVGQLGQLCAGLKEQVEQLKSTKAESTDLEDVRRLFPKGGRQSITSILADLRCQVSFLQDMARALHGEKEKISKVEDTPRKTRGSGAGRKADGSGQMTQQPRPKGQKVKAERKELGKQQEPTQAELEQFAAKYVNKLVMEAAQQLQAEVDEPRTTAQSGGHEHAGCHVCSPDTRVLLGKLLQRCEKLEEQVESLVQKAGSKVESHPKWRRQSLQQDEQLKCLQASIMQLQKDYEKLSSALANLQQDRQQKQNDIKALSQALGRLEKKQADKEELLVLGIDEKADKAALADKVSRSQLEACEERLTKMMEEVTSQVTGQEKGWHQFQRELQRQMDCKLDRRELGAFRQQQEERWKSLSGQLQEKALQAERDDAAGIRKQLLPGFHCLSCDRPLNMLAPGPERTGECRYPTVPRSCGGQHTVTPPRFQPQPPSTPRPSKPSARSPNKKDAMQLSGQDGTDGNQQDEQLSMMGGSQLPTMPRATPDTPTSRNRPSTRSSLRSAVLQHLPVSSPRRFTLAPQLLPPIPPPRREPTP, via the exons atggccacacgtggactgctggagatgctgaacgccgccatggggacaccccatttGGGGGTTGTCGACTTGGTGGCACTGCACAAATTGCTTGAGgccatcatcgggcagctgggccagcaggagctgtctgtcctggagccagagcagagcccgacccccggcctggcaaaggaTCAGGACAGCAAggcccagcctggccaggagaaggaggaggatggagccctgggcacagggcagcacctctggaaaccaaagcagcagctggatgagaaggacacgctggaggggaccgggagcaactccAAGGTCTCCTCCGTGGCCAAGGAGGCCATGCCAAAAACAacggaagaggagaagagagatgtccccaag aaaagggcttcgctccaggacctgtgggaggagatcagcaagtttaaggaggcgcagTCCAGCCTGGAACAGGACGTGCGGGAGATGAAGGAGGCcatgcaggaggcgcattctggCCTGGAACAGGACATCCAGGAGGTGAAGGAGGCAcatgtcggcctggcagaggacatgcatgccctgcaggaggcgcattccggcctggcggaggacatccaggagatccaggagacgcttggcctg gagggtggtgggggccagtctgcccccgctgagcccacccaggtggccatggacagccaggccaggaggagctcagcactggagccaaagggacgtgggacacagcctgggatggagaccagcaaggggactgcagggtctggctccccggggatgcAAGCAGGGATACAGGGGcaaccagcgacccctgtgaagttgtcaggcgctccctccATTCACAAGAGGTCTATTGGTGCCAgcgccaccaccccggggatgcagccaggatccccgggcacccaggccagcacctccctggggacacaaccaggggcccctgatgcccaggccagcactgcggggatgcaggcaggatcccctgggacccacaccaccacccctggggtgcagcctgggtcctccagctccaaagccaccatcccaggggatgcccaagagccggccaagccctggggctccaccagcacctcaagctacgagtcggagatgcgggaggtgCTGTCacaggttgggcagctcggccagCTCTGCGCTGGTCTGAAGGAacaggtggagcagcttaaatctacaaaagcagaaagcacagatCTTGAGGACGTGCGCCGGCTCTTCccaaagggag gccggcagagcatcaccagcatcctggccgacctcaggtgccaggtgtccttcctgcaggacatggccagggccctccacggggagaaggagaag atcagcaaggtggaggatactcccagaaagacgagggggTCTGGAGCCGGTAGGAAAGCAGACGGCAGTGGCCAGATGACCCAACAGCCacg gcccaagggacagaaggtcaaggcagagcgcaaggagctggggaagcagcaggagccaacccaggccgagctggagcagtttgcggccaagtacgtgaataagttggtgatggaggcagcacagcagctgcaggcagag gtggacgAGCCGAGGACGACGGcgcagagcgggggacacgaaCACGCAGGGTGCCACgtctgcagcccggacaccagggtgctgctggggaaactcctccagcgctgcgagaagctcgaggagcaggtggagtccctggtCCAGAAGGCGGGCAGCAAGGTGGAGAGTCATCcgaagtggaggagacag tccctgcagcaggacgagcaactcaagtgcctccaggccagcatcATGCAGCTACAAAAGGACTATGAGAAGTTGAGCTCGGCCCTTGCAAACCTCCAGCAGGATCGTCAGCAGAAGCAGAATGACatcaag gctctgtcccaggccctggggaggctggagaagaagcaagcagacaaggaggagctgctggtgctgggaatcgatgag aaagcagacaaagccgccctggctgacaaagtcagtcgcagccagcttgaggcgtgcgaggagcggctgaccaagatgatggaggaggtgacgagccaggtgacgggccaggagaagGGCTGGCACCAGTTCCAGcgagagctgcagagacagatggactgcaag ctggaccgccgggagctgggggcgttccggcagcagcaggaggagcggtggaagagcctcagcgggcagctccaggagaaggcgctgcaggcagagcgtgacgatgccgctgggattaggaa gcagctgctgcccggtttccattgcctgtcctgcgaccggcccctcaacatgctggcacctggacc ggagcggacgggcgagtgtagataccccactgttccgcggagctgcGGAGGCCAACACACCGTCACGCCCCCGCGtttccagccccaaccgcccagcaccccacggccatCCAAACCCAGTGCCCGCagccccaacaag aaggacgcgatgcagctgtcgggccaggacggcactgatgggaaccagcaggacgagcagctctccatgatggggggctctcagctgcccacaatGCCAAGGGCCACCCCAGACACCCCGACCTCCAGGAACCGGCcaa gcacccGCTCCTCGCTGAGATCAGCCGTGCTGCAGCACCTACCAGTCTCGTCTCCCAGACGCTTCACCCTGGCAccgcagctgctgccgcccatccCGCCCCCCCGCCGTGAACCaaccccctga
- the LOC135579719 gene encoding uncharacterized protein LOC135579719 isoform X4, translating to MATRGLLEMLNAAMGTPHLGVVDLVALHKLLEAIIGQLGQQELSVLEPEQSPTPGLAKDQDSKAQPGQEKEEDGALGTGQHLWKPKQQLDEKDTLEGTGSNSKVSSVAKEAMPKTTEEEKRDVPKKRASLQDLWEEISKFKEAQSSLEQDVREMKEAMQEAHSGLEQDIQEVKEAHVGLAEDMHALQEAHSGLAEDIQEIQETLGLEGGGGQSAPAEPTQVAMDSQARRSSALEPKGRGTQPGMETSKGTAGSGSPGMQAGIQGQPATPVKLSGAPSIHKRSIGASATTPGMQPGSPGTQASTSLGTQPGAPDAQASTAGMQAGSPGTHTTTPGVQPGSSSSKATIPGDAQEPAKPWGSTSTSSYESEMREVLSQVGQLGQLCAGLKEQVEQLKSTKAESTDLEDVRRLFPKGGRQSITSILADLRCQVSFLQDMARALHGEKEKISKVEDTPRKTRGSGAGRKADGSGQMTQQPRPKGQKVKAERKELGKQQEPTQAELEQFAAKYVNKLVMEAAQQLQAEQVDEPRTTAQSGGHEHAGCHVCSPDTRVLLGKLLQRCEKLEEQVESLVQKAGSKVESHPKWRRQSLQQDEQLKCLQASIMQLQKDYEKLSSALANLQQDRQQKQNDIKKADKAALADKVSRSQLEACEERLTKMMEEVTSQVTGQEKGWHQFQRELQRQMDCKLDRRELGAFRQQQEERWKSLSGQLQEKALQAERDDAAGIRKQLLPGFHCLSCDRPLNMLAPGPERTGECRYPTVPRSCGGQHTVTPPRFQPQPPSTPRPSKPSARSPNKKDAMQLSGQDGTDGNQQDEQLSMMGGSQLPTMPRATPDTPTSRNRPSTRSSLRSAVLQHLPVSSPRRFTLAPQLLPPIPPPRREPTP from the exons atggccacacgtggactgctggagatgctgaacgccgccatggggacaccccatttGGGGGTTGTCGACTTGGTGGCACTGCACAAATTGCTTGAGgccatcatcgggcagctgggccagcaggagctgtctgtcctggagccagagcagagcccgacccccggcctggcaaaggaTCAGGACAGCAAggcccagcctggccaggagaaggaggaggatggagccctgggcacagggcagcacctctggaaaccaaagcagcagctggatgagaaggacacgctggaggggaccgggagcaactccAAGGTCTCCTCCGTGGCCAAGGAGGCCATGCCAAAAACAacggaagaggagaagagagatgtccccaag aaaagggcttcgctccaggacctgtgggaggagatcagcaagtttaaggaggcgcagTCCAGCCTGGAACAGGACGTGCGGGAGATGAAGGAGGCcatgcaggaggcgcattctggCCTGGAACAGGACATCCAGGAGGTGAAGGAGGCAcatgtcggcctggcagaggacatgcatgccctgcaggaggcgcattccggcctggcggaggacatccaggagatccaggagacgcttggcctg gagggtggtgggggccagtctgcccccgctgagcccacccaggtggccatggacagccaggccaggaggagctcagcactggagccaaagggacgtgggacacagcctgggatggagaccagcaaggggactgcagggtctggctccccggggatgcAAGCAGGGATACAGGGGcaaccagcgacccctgtgaagttgtcaggcgctccctccATTCACAAGAGGTCTATTGGTGCCAgcgccaccaccccggggatgcagccaggatccccgggcacccaggccagcacctccctggggacacaaccaggggcccctgatgcccaggccagcactgcggggatgcaggcaggatcccctgggacccacaccaccacccctggggtgcagcctgggtcctccagctccaaagccaccatcccaggggatgcccaagagccggccaagccctggggctccaccagcacctcaagctacgagtcggagatgcgggaggtgCTGTCacaggttgggcagctcggccagCTCTGCGCTGGTCTGAAGGAacaggtggagcagcttaaatctacaaaagcagaaagcacagatCTTGAGGACGTGCGCCGGCTCTTCccaaagggag gccggcagagcatcaccagcatcctggccgacctcaggtgccaggtgtccttcctgcaggacatggccagggccctccacggggagaaggagaag atcagcaaggtggaggatactcccagaaagacgagggggTCTGGAGCCGGTAGGAAAGCAGACGGCAGTGGCCAGATGACCCAACAGCCacg gcccaagggacagaaggtcaaggcagagcgcaaggagctggggaagcagcaggagccaacccaggccgagctggagcagtttgcggccaagtacgtgaataagttggtgatggaggcagcacagcagctgcaggcagag caggtggacgAGCCGAGGACGACGGcgcagagcgggggacacgaaCACGCAGGGTGCCACgtctgcagcccggacaccagggtgctgctggggaaactcctccagcgctgcgagaagctcgaggagcaggtggagtccctggtCCAGAAGGCGGGCAGCAAGGTGGAGAGTCATCcgaagtggaggagacag tccctgcagcaggacgagcaactcaagtgcctccaggccagcatcATGCAGCTACAAAAGGACTATGAGAAGTTGAGCTCGGCCCTTGCAAACCTCCAGCAGGATCGTCAGCAGAAGCAGAATGACatcaag aaagcagacaaagccgccctggctgacaaagtcagtcgcagccagcttgaggcgtgcgaggagcggctgaccaagatgatggaggaggtgacgagccaggtgacgggccaggagaagGGCTGGCACCAGTTCCAGcgagagctgcagagacagatggactgcaag ctggaccgccgggagctgggggcgttccggcagcagcaggaggagcggtggaagagcctcagcgggcagctccaggagaaggcgctgcaggcagagcgtgacgatgccgctgggattaggaa gcagctgctgcccggtttccattgcctgtcctgcgaccggcccctcaacatgctggcacctggacc ggagcggacgggcgagtgtagataccccactgttccgcggagctgcGGAGGCCAACACACCGTCACGCCCCCGCGtttccagccccaaccgcccagcaccccacggccatCCAAACCCAGTGCCCGCagccccaacaag aaggacgcgatgcagctgtcgggccaggacggcactgatgggaaccagcaggacgagcagctctccatgatggggggctctcagctgcccacaatGCCAAGGGCCACCCCAGACACCCCGACCTCCAGGAACCGGCcaa gcacccGCTCCTCGCTGAGATCAGCCGTGCTGCAGCACCTACCAGTCTCGTCTCCCAGACGCTTCACCCTGGCAccgcagctgctgccgcccatccCGCCCCCCCGCCGTGAACCaaccccctga
- the LOC135579719 gene encoding uncharacterized protein LOC135579719 isoform X1 — protein MATRGLLEMLNAAMGTPHLGVVDLVALHKLLEAIIGQLGQQELSVLEPEQSPTPGLAKDQDSKAQPGQEKEEDGALGTGQHLWKPKQQLDEKDTLEGTGSNSKVSSVAKEAMPKTTEEEKRDVPKKRASLQDLWEEISKFKEAQSSLEQDVREMKEAMQEAHSGLEQDIQEVKEAHVGLAEDMHALQEAHSGLAEDIQEIQETLGLEGGGGQSAPAEPTQVAMDSQARRSSALEPKGRGTQPGMETSKGTAGSGSPGMQAGIQGQPATPVKLSGAPSIHKRSIGASATTPGMQPGSPGTQASTSLGTQPGAPDAQASTAGMQAGSPGTHTTTPGVQPGSSSSKATIPGDAQEPAKPWGSTSTSSYESEMREVLSQVGQLGQLCAGLKEQVEQLKSTKAESTDLEDVRRLFPKGGRQSITSILADLRCQVSFLQDMARALHGEKEKISKVEDTPRKTRGSGAGRKADGSGQMTQQPRPKGQKVKAERKELGKQQEPTQAELEQFAAKYVNKLVMEAAQQLQAEQVDEPRTTAQSGGHEHAGCHVCSPDTRVLLGKLLQRCEKLEEQVESLVQKAGSKVESHPKWRRQSLQQDEQLKCLQASIMQLQKDYEKLSSALANLQQDRQQKQNDIKALSQALGRLEKKQADKEELLVLGIDEKADKAALADKVSRSQLEACEERLTKMMEEVTSQVTGQEKGWHQFQRELQRQMDCKLDRRELGAFRQQQEERWKSLSGQLQEKALQAERDDAAGIRKQLLPGFHCLSCDRPLNMLAPGPERTGECRYPTVPRSCGGQHTVTPPRFQPQPPSTPRPSKPSARSPNKKDAMQLSGQDGTDGNQQDEQLSMMGGSQLPTMPRATPDTPTSRNRPSTRSSLRSAVLQHLPVSSPRRFTLAPQLLPPIPPPRREPTP, from the exons atggccacacgtggactgctggagatgctgaacgccgccatggggacaccccatttGGGGGTTGTCGACTTGGTGGCACTGCACAAATTGCTTGAGgccatcatcgggcagctgggccagcaggagctgtctgtcctggagccagagcagagcccgacccccggcctggcaaaggaTCAGGACAGCAAggcccagcctggccaggagaaggaggaggatggagccctgggcacagggcagcacctctggaaaccaaagcagcagctggatgagaaggacacgctggaggggaccgggagcaactccAAGGTCTCCTCCGTGGCCAAGGAGGCCATGCCAAAAACAacggaagaggagaagagagatgtccccaag aaaagggcttcgctccaggacctgtgggaggagatcagcaagtttaaggaggcgcagTCCAGCCTGGAACAGGACGTGCGGGAGATGAAGGAGGCcatgcaggaggcgcattctggCCTGGAACAGGACATCCAGGAGGTGAAGGAGGCAcatgtcggcctggcagaggacatgcatgccctgcaggaggcgcattccggcctggcggaggacatccaggagatccaggagacgcttggcctg gagggtggtgggggccagtctgcccccgctgagcccacccaggtggccatggacagccaggccaggaggagctcagcactggagccaaagggacgtgggacacagcctgggatggagaccagcaaggggactgcagggtctggctccccggggatgcAAGCAGGGATACAGGGGcaaccagcgacccctgtgaagttgtcaggcgctccctccATTCACAAGAGGTCTATTGGTGCCAgcgccaccaccccggggatgcagccaggatccccgggcacccaggccagcacctccctggggacacaaccaggggcccctgatgcccaggccagcactgcggggatgcaggcaggatcccctgggacccacaccaccacccctggggtgcagcctgggtcctccagctccaaagccaccatcccaggggatgcccaagagccggccaagccctggggctccaccagcacctcaagctacgagtcggagatgcgggaggtgCTGTCacaggttgggcagctcggccagCTCTGCGCTGGTCTGAAGGAacaggtggagcagcttaaatctacaaaagcagaaagcacagatCTTGAGGACGTGCGCCGGCTCTTCccaaagggag gccggcagagcatcaccagcatcctggccgacctcaggtgccaggtgtccttcctgcaggacatggccagggccctccacggggagaaggagaag atcagcaaggtggaggatactcccagaaagacgagggggTCTGGAGCCGGTAGGAAAGCAGACGGCAGTGGCCAGATGACCCAACAGCCacg gcccaagggacagaaggtcaaggcagagcgcaaggagctggggaagcagcaggagccaacccaggccgagctggagcagtttgcggccaagtacgtgaataagttggtgatggaggcagcacagcagctgcaggcagag caggtggacgAGCCGAGGACGACGGcgcagagcgggggacacgaaCACGCAGGGTGCCACgtctgcagcccggacaccagggtgctgctggggaaactcctccagcgctgcgagaagctcgaggagcaggtggagtccctggtCCAGAAGGCGGGCAGCAAGGTGGAGAGTCATCcgaagtggaggagacag tccctgcagcaggacgagcaactcaagtgcctccaggccagcatcATGCAGCTACAAAAGGACTATGAGAAGTTGAGCTCGGCCCTTGCAAACCTCCAGCAGGATCGTCAGCAGAAGCAGAATGACatcaag gctctgtcccaggccctggggaggctggagaagaagcaagcagacaaggaggagctgctggtgctgggaatcgatgag aaagcagacaaagccgccctggctgacaaagtcagtcgcagccagcttgaggcgtgcgaggagcggctgaccaagatgatggaggaggtgacgagccaggtgacgggccaggagaagGGCTGGCACCAGTTCCAGcgagagctgcagagacagatggactgcaag ctggaccgccgggagctgggggcgttccggcagcagcaggaggagcggtggaagagcctcagcgggcagctccaggagaaggcgctgcaggcagagcgtgacgatgccgctgggattaggaa gcagctgctgcccggtttccattgcctgtcctgcgaccggcccctcaacatgctggcacctggacc ggagcggacgggcgagtgtagataccccactgttccgcggagctgcGGAGGCCAACACACCGTCACGCCCCCGCGtttccagccccaaccgcccagcaccccacggccatCCAAACCCAGTGCCCGCagccccaacaag aaggacgcgatgcagctgtcgggccaggacggcactgatgggaaccagcaggacgagcagctctccatgatggggggctctcagctgcccacaatGCCAAGGGCCACCCCAGACACCCCGACCTCCAGGAACCGGCcaa gcacccGCTCCTCGCTGAGATCAGCCGTGCTGCAGCACCTACCAGTCTCGTCTCCCAGACGCTTCACCCTGGCAccgcagctgctgccgcccatccCGCCCCCCCGCCGTGAACCaaccccctga
- the LOC135579719 gene encoding uncharacterized protein LOC135579719 isoform X3, translating into MATRGLLEMLNAAMGTPHLGVVDLVALHKLLEAIIGQLGQQELSVLEPEQSPTPGLAKDQDSKAQPGQEKEEDGALGTGQHLWKPKQQLDEKDTLEGTGSNSKVSSVAKEAMPKTTEEEKRDVPKKRASLQDLWEEISKFKEAQSSLEQDVREMKEAMQEAHSGLEQDIQEVKEAHVGLAEDMHALQEAHSGLAEDIQEIQETLGLEGGGGQSAPAEPTQVAMDSQARRSSALEPKGRGTQPGMETSKGTAGSGSPGMQAGIQGQPATPVKLSGAPSIHKRSIGASATTPGMQPGSPGTQASTSLGTQPGAPDAQASTAGMQAGSPGTHTTTPGVQPGSSSSKATIPGDAQEPAKPWGSTSTSSYESEMREVLSQVGQLGQLCAGLKEQVEQLKSTKAESTDLEDVRRLFPKGGRQSITSILADLRCQVSFLQDMARALHGEKEKISKVEDTPRKTRGSGAGRKADGSGQMTQQPRPKGQKVKAERKELGKQQEPTQAELEQFAAKYVNKLVMEAAQQLQAEQVDEPRTTAQSGGHEHAGCHVCSPDTRVLLGKLLQRCEKLEEQVESLVQKAGSKVESHPKWRRQSLQQDEQLKCLQASIMQLQKDYEKLSSALANLQQDRQQKQNDIKALSQALGRLEKKQADKEELLVLGIDEKADKAALADKVSRSQLEACEERLTKMMEEVTSQVTGQEKGWHQFQRELQRQMDCKLDRRELGAFRQQQEERWKSLSGQLQEKALQAERDDAAGIRKQLLPGFHCLSCDRPLNMLAPGPERTGECRYPTVPRSCGGQHTVTPPRFQPQPPSTPRPSKPSARSPNKDAMQLSGQDGTDGNQQDEQLSMMGGSQLPTMPRATPDTPTSRNRPSTRSSLRSAVLQHLPVSSPRRFTLAPQLLPPIPPPRREPTP; encoded by the exons atggccacacgtggactgctggagatgctgaacgccgccatggggacaccccatttGGGGGTTGTCGACTTGGTGGCACTGCACAAATTGCTTGAGgccatcatcgggcagctgggccagcaggagctgtctgtcctggagccagagcagagcccgacccccggcctggcaaaggaTCAGGACAGCAAggcccagcctggccaggagaaggaggaggatggagccctgggcacagggcagcacctctggaaaccaaagcagcagctggatgagaaggacacgctggaggggaccgggagcaactccAAGGTCTCCTCCGTGGCCAAGGAGGCCATGCCAAAAACAacggaagaggagaagagagatgtccccaag aaaagggcttcgctccaggacctgtgggaggagatcagcaagtttaaggaggcgcagTCCAGCCTGGAACAGGACGTGCGGGAGATGAAGGAGGCcatgcaggaggcgcattctggCCTGGAACAGGACATCCAGGAGGTGAAGGAGGCAcatgtcggcctggcagaggacatgcatgccctgcaggaggcgcattccggcctggcggaggacatccaggagatccaggagacgcttggcctg gagggtggtgggggccagtctgcccccgctgagcccacccaggtggccatggacagccaggccaggaggagctcagcactggagccaaagggacgtgggacacagcctgggatggagaccagcaaggggactgcagggtctggctccccggggatgcAAGCAGGGATACAGGGGcaaccagcgacccctgtgaagttgtcaggcgctccctccATTCACAAGAGGTCTATTGGTGCCAgcgccaccaccccggggatgcagccaggatccccgggcacccaggccagcacctccctggggacacaaccaggggcccctgatgcccaggccagcactgcggggatgcaggcaggatcccctgggacccacaccaccacccctggggtgcagcctgggtcctccagctccaaagccaccatcccaggggatgcccaagagccggccaagccctggggctccaccagcacctcaagctacgagtcggagatgcgggaggtgCTGTCacaggttgggcagctcggccagCTCTGCGCTGGTCTGAAGGAacaggtggagcagcttaaatctacaaaagcagaaagcacagatCTTGAGGACGTGCGCCGGCTCTTCccaaagggag gccggcagagcatcaccagcatcctggccgacctcaggtgccaggtgtccttcctgcaggacatggccagggccctccacggggagaaggagaag atcagcaaggtggaggatactcccagaaagacgagggggTCTGGAGCCGGTAGGAAAGCAGACGGCAGTGGCCAGATGACCCAACAGCCacg gcccaagggacagaaggtcaaggcagagcgcaaggagctggggaagcagcaggagccaacccaggccgagctggagcagtttgcggccaagtacgtgaataagttggtgatggaggcagcacagcagctgcaggcagag caggtggacgAGCCGAGGACGACGGcgcagagcgggggacacgaaCACGCAGGGTGCCACgtctgcagcccggacaccagggtgctgctggggaaactcctccagcgctgcgagaagctcgaggagcaggtggagtccctggtCCAGAAGGCGGGCAGCAAGGTGGAGAGTCATCcgaagtggaggagacag tccctgcagcaggacgagcaactcaagtgcctccaggccagcatcATGCAGCTACAAAAGGACTATGAGAAGTTGAGCTCGGCCCTTGCAAACCTCCAGCAGGATCGTCAGCAGAAGCAGAATGACatcaag gctctgtcccaggccctggggaggctggagaagaagcaagcagacaaggaggagctgctggtgctgggaatcgatgag aaagcagacaaagccgccctggctgacaaagtcagtcgcagccagcttgaggcgtgcgaggagcggctgaccaagatgatggaggaggtgacgagccaggtgacgggccaggagaagGGCTGGCACCAGTTCCAGcgagagctgcagagacagatggactgcaag ctggaccgccgggagctgggggcgttccggcagcagcaggaggagcggtggaagagcctcagcgggcagctccaggagaaggcgctgcaggcagagcgtgacgatgccgctgggattaggaa gcagctgctgcccggtttccattgcctgtcctgcgaccggcccctcaacatgctggcacctggacc ggagcggacgggcgagtgtagataccccactgttccgcggagctgcGGAGGCCAACACACCGTCACGCCCCCGCGtttccagccccaaccgcccagcaccccacggccatCCAAACCCAGTGCCCGCagccccaacaag gacgcgatgcagctgtcgggccaggacggcactgatgggaaccagcaggacgagcagctctccatgatggggggctctcagctgcccacaatGCCAAGGGCCACCCCAGACACCCCGACCTCCAGGAACCGGCcaa gcacccGCTCCTCGCTGAGATCAGCCGTGCTGCAGCACCTACCAGTCTCGTCTCCCAGACGCTTCACCCTGGCAccgcagctgctgccgcccatccCGCCCCCCCGCCGTGAACCaaccccctga